In the Sandaracinus amylolyticus genome, ACCGCTCACCGACGACGTCACGTGTCCCGCAGCCTCGAGACCGGCACGCAGCGAGAGCACGTTGAGCGGCGTGCGGAGCTCGTGCGCGACCACGCCGATCATCTCGTCCTGCTGTCCCTTCGCCTGCTCGAGGCGCTCGCGGCTCGCGGACACCTCGGCGTGCCGCGACGCCGCGTCCTCGAGCGCGCACGTGAGCACGCCGAGGATGGTCTCGCGCGACGCGCGGATCGGCAGCGAGCGACCGTGGATCTCGATCGACGCGAGCGGCGTCTCCCGCTGCGCCAGCACGCGCTGGACGCGATCGACCAGCACCGCGTCCTCGAACGGCTTGCCCACGTAGCCGTCGGCGCCCGCGGCGAGCGCGCGCAGCACGTCGTCGGGATCGGTCAGCGACGTCATCAGCACGATCGGCAGCGACGCGGTGCGCGGATCGTCGCGGAGCGCGAGGCAGAGCTCCCAGCCGTCGAGCTCGGGCATGAGCACGTCGCTGACGACCACGTCGGGCGGATCCTCGAGCGCCGCGCGCAGCCCCTCGGCGCCGTCGTGGCGCACCATCACCCGCATGCCCGCGCGCTCGAGCGCGCTCTGGAACCGGCGCGCCTGGGTGCGACTGTCCTCGACCAGAAGGACCTTCACGGCTCGCCTCCTCGCTTGTCCACGATCCACTGCGCGATCGCGCGCAGCGAGAGCACCTCGTTCGCGGCGCCACACGCGATCGTCGCCTGCGGCATGCCGAACACGACCGAGCTCGCCTCGTCCTGCGCGACGATCTCGCCCCCGCGATCGCGCAGCACGCGCGCCCCCGCCGCTCCGTCGTCGCCCATCCCGGTGAGCACGACCGCGCCCGCGTCGGCGCCGAGCGTGCGCGCGAGCGAGCGCAGCATCCACGTGCCGGAGGGACGGAACAGCCCGACCGGTGGCTCGTCGCTGATCGCGATGCGCGCGTCGGAGGTGAGGCCGAGGTGGCGATCGTCGGGCGCGACGTAGACGTGGCCCTGCTCGGGTCGCTCTCCCGCGCCGCCGACCGAGACCGGATGACCGCTCGCGGCGAGCCAGCGCGCGAGGCCGTCCGAGAAGCCCTTCGCGAGGTGCTGCACGACGAGGAGCGGCGGGAAGCCCCGCTGCGGCAGCTGTTCGAGCAGCGACGAGAGGGCCGCGGGACCACCGGCCGAGGCGACGATGCCGATGACGCGCGCGGCGCGGCGCATGCTGCGGACGCGCGCGATCGGCGCACCGTGCGACGCGCTGGCGCGCGAGGGATGCGCGTTCGCGGCGGAGCGCACGAGCGCCAGGAAGCTCTCGCGGCGGAACGAGCGCGCGGCGTCGGCGGGCGGTGGAGGAGGGTCGACGATCGCGAGCGCACCGGCGCGGATCGCCTCGAGCGCGACGCTCGCGTCGGACGGATCGACGACCTGCGAGACCAGCACGATCGGTGTCGGCCGGCTCGCCATGAGCGCGCGCGTGGCCTGGTAGCCATCGACCTCGGGCATCACGACGTCCATCACGACGACGTCGGGCGCGAGGCGCCCCACGGCGTCGACGAGGCTCTGCGCGGACTCGAGCTCGCCGATCACGCGCAGCTGGGGATCCGAGGCGAGCGTGCGCCGCAACGACGCCCGCACCGTCGGCGAGTCGTGGACGATCAGCACGCGCGTGGGCAGCGTGCTCGGGGGCGGCATCGTCAAAGCAGATCCTCCAGGGTCGCCAGCAGGCGCTCTCGATCGAAGTCCCTCTTGAGCACGTAGGCGCTCGCGCCCAACTCCAACGCGCGCCGGCGATCGGTCTCGCGATCGACCGCGGTGACGACGATCACGGGGAGAGAGCGGGTTCGCGGCAGCGCGCGGATGCGCTCCAGGAGCTCGAGGCCGTCGAGGAGCGGCATCTCGAGATCGGTCACGACCGCGTCGAAGCGCTGCTCCGCGAGCACGTCGAGGGCCTCGCGACCGTCGCCCGCGACGGCGACCGCGTAGCCCGCGGACTCGAGGAGCGCGCGCTGCAGCGCGCGGGTGGTGACCGAGTCGTCGACGACGAGCACGCGCCGCACCGCGCTCGGCGCGACCTCGGGAGACGCGCGCATCGGCACCGCGAGACGGGCGAGCGCGTCGACGTCGGCGAGCAGCGCGACACGCCCTCCCTCGAGCACCGCGGTCCCGCTCACGCCCGCGACGCGGCGCACGCGACCGCCGAGCGCGCGCGCGACGACCTCGATCTCGCCGACCAGCGCGTCCACGCCGAGCGCCACGCGGCGCGCGCCGGCCGACACCACGAGCCACGAGAGGCCGACCTCGCCGTCGGCGTCGCCGAGCCCCAGCGTCCCGTCGAGGCGCGCCATCGGGATCGCCGCGCGCCCGTCGGGCAGGTGCAGGCGGCCCTCGATCGTGATCGCCTCGCCGGGCGCGACGTGGCGCACCCGCTCGATGCTCGTCGAGGGGATCAGCACGTCGACGTGCCGCACGCGCGCGTGCACGACGCGCAGCGCGCCCGACGAGAGCGGCACGCGCATCCGCACGCGCGTCCCCGCGTCGCGCTGGGTCTCGACGTGCACGCCGCCGTGCAAGCGCCGCACGCGATCGCGCACCACGTCGAGGCCGATGCCGCGCCCCGAGATCGGCCCGGCGTGCGCGCGCGTGCTGAGGCCGGGCTCGAAGAGCAACGCCAGGGGATCCGCAGCGAGCGCGTCGGCGTCGGCGAGCCCGAGCTGCCTGGCGCGCGCGAGCACCGCGTCGAGATCGATCCCGGCGCCGTCGTCGACGACGTCGACCTGCACCTCGCCGGCGACGATCGCGGACTCGATCGCGATCCGTCCCGCGCTCGGCTTGCCGGCGCGGCGGCGCACGTCGGGCGCCTCGATGCCGTGATCGACGGCGTTGCGCACGAGGTGCAGCAGCGGCTCCCGGAGCTCGTCGCGGGTGCGGCGATCGAGCTCGACCTCACCTCCCGAGAACGCGACGACGACCTCTTTGCCGAGCGTCGCCGCGGCCTCGATCGCTGCGCGCTCGAGCCCCGGAGCGAGCCCTGCGAACGGTGCGATGCGCACCGCGCGCAGCTCCGCGGAGAGCGCGCCGAACGCTCGGTCGAGCACCGCGCTCGCGCTCCTCGTTTCGCGCAGCGCCGCCTCGGCGAGCGCGAGCGCCTCGCGCGCCGCCGAGGTCGCACCACGCGCCCGGCGCCGCGCGTCGTCGCGCTCCTCTGCGCCGGTCGCGAGCGGCTCGACGAGCCCTCGGAGCGCATCGAGCGACGCGCGCAGCTGCTCGAGGCGATCGACCGAGCGCGCCTCGAGCAGCGACGAGCCGAGATCATCGGCGGCCGCGAGCAGCGCGTCGACGCGCGCGCTGGCGATCCGCACAGTGTCCGCGTCGGGCGGAGCGGGCTCGGGCGCTTCGTCACGCTGCGCAGGGCCCGGCTCGCGCCGCCCCGAGATCGCTGCGAGACGCGCGTGCAGCGCGGGCAGCGCGCCGCGCGCGATCGTCGCCACCGAAGCCGGATCGCCCGCGCTCGCCGCCACACGCGCCTCGGCGTCGGCGCATGCCCGCTCGACCGCGCTCTCACCGACGGCGTGGGCGGCGCCCTTGAGGGTGTGGAACGCGCGCCGGATCTCGAGCGCAGCGCGCGCATCACCGCGCTCGAGCCGCTCGAGCGAGACCTCGATCGCGCCGAGCACGTCCTCGAGCTCGTCGCGGAAGATCGCCAGCAGCTCGGTGCTCATCGATCAGGTCCGGTACTGCGCGATCGCGCTGCGCAGCCGGTCGCTGAGCGCACCGAGATCGCGTGCCGCGCGCTCGGTCTGGCGCGTCGCCTCGACCGACTGCGTCGCGGCCTGGTTGATCGAGTGCATCGCCTGCGCGATCTGCGAGACGCCCGTGACCTGCTGCTGCGCGGTCGTCGCGATCTGCTGGCCAGCGCCGGCCGACTCCGCGATCACGCTGGCGAGCTGCTCGATGCGCTGACCGGCCTCGTGCACCGTGCGCATCGCCTCGCTCGCGGCCTTGCCGCCCTGCTCGGTGACCAGCACCGCCTGCGTCGTCGACTTCTCGATCTCCGCGAGGATGCCGCGCACCTGCACGGTCGCGCGCTTGCTCTGCTCCGCGAGGCTCCGCACCTCCTGCGCGACCACCGCGAAGCTGCGCCCGTGCTCGCCCGCACGCGCGGCCTCGATCGCGGCGTTGAGCGCGAGCAGGTTGCTCTGCTCCGCGAGATCGCCGACCGCGGCGACGATCTGTCCGACGCGCTGCGCCTGCTCGGAGAGCCCGAGGATGCGCTCGGCGATCGCCGACATCTGCGCCTGCACACGCTCCATCGCGGTGATGCTCCCGTCGACCGCGATGCGCCCGGCGTCCGACGCGTCGACGCTCCGCCGCGCCGCATCGGCCACCTCGCGCGCGCGGTCCGACGAGGTGCGCGACGTCTGCGTCAGCTCGTCGACCGTCGAGACCGTCTCGGTGACGGCCGCCGCGGCCTCCGCGGCGCTGGCGCTCTGCTCCTGCGCGGTCGCCATGAGCTCGGCCGTCGCGCTCGAGAGCGCCCCCACGGCCTCGGCGACCCCGCCCGTCATCCGCCGGAGCGCGTCGCCCATCGTCCCGAGGTCGCGCCCGAGCGCCGCGAGATCCCCATCGCCCTCGGCGTGGACCTTCTGCGTGAGATCCCCCCGCGCGATGCTCCCGACGAAGCTTCCGTAGCGCGCGACCGCGCGCGCGAGCGCGTCCTTCTCGTCGCGTTGGGTGCGCGCGCTCGCCTGCTCCGAAGAGACCTTCCGCTCGATCGTCTCGGCCATGGTGTCGAACGCGGACGCGAGATCGGAGATCTCGTCCCTGCCCGTCACGTTGGCGCGCCGAGACAGGTCGCCGCTCGTCACCGCACGGGCGGCCGCCGCGACGTCGCGCACCCGCCGCGCGATGTCGTTCGTCAGCCAGACGCCCAGCAGGATCGCGAGGAGCGCGTCGATGATGGCCGCAGCGAACGTGATCGTGCGCGAGGTCTCGAGCGTCGCGCGGGCAGTCTCGTAGCGCGCGTCCGCGAGCGCGGCGGTGTCGTCGACCAGGCGCTCGAGATCGTCGATCGCGCGCAGGTAGTGCGGCGACACCTCGCGCAGCATCAGCGCGATCGCCGCCGGCGTGTCCTGGGTCCGGCTCGCGGGCAGGAACACGTTCGCGCGCGCGGCGCGCCAGGCAGTGATCGCCTCGCGGATCCGGGGCAGCCGCTGGCGCAGCTCGCCTCCCTCGAGCGCCCGGTCGAGATCGCGGAGCGCGCTGTCGAGATCGCGGTCGAACTCGTTCATCTGCCGCTCGATGTCGGCCAGCTCGACCGGCGACTCGGTCGCGGCGTGCATGAAGTGCCGCGAGCGGATCCGCTCCGCGAGCATCGACGCGCGCCCCGCGGCACGCATCGCCTCGAGGCCTCGCACCTGGAGCAGCTCGAGCGTGTCCCGGAGCTCCGCGTCGCGGTACGCGCCGTACGCCGCGAGCGCGAGCGTGAACGCCATCACGACCGCGAACGACCCCAGGATCTTCGTGCCCACCGTCCCACGCATCACGCCGTCACCTTCGCGCTGCGCGCGGCCCGACGTCGATCGTCAGCCGCGGGCTGGAGATCAGCGCGGTCACGTCGAGGACGAGCCGTCCGTCCTCGGTCGTGCCGCGAACCAATGCGCGCGACGCCGCCGCCATCGTCTCGGGCGGAGGGCGGAGCGCCTCGTCGTCGGGAAGATCGTCGTCGCCGATCGCGTCGACCGCGAGCGCGGGCTCCCCCGGTGCGTCGAGCACGATCACGCGGCTCGTCTCGGGCAGCTGCGAGAGCGGGAGACCCAGCAGCACGCGCAGGTGGAACACCGGGATGGCGCGACCGCGACGCGCGGTGAGCCCCGCGACGTGCGGCTCGGCGAACGGGATCGGCGTGAGGTGCGCGAGCGGCGCGACGGCGCGCGCAGCCTCCGCGGGAAGCAGCACGCGATCGGTGCCCACCACGAGCAGCAGCGCAGCGCGCCGCTCGCGCACCAGCGGCGCCGCAGGACGCGCGATCTCGAGGGCACGGCGCGCGAGCTCCTCCTCGAGATCCTCGCTCACGTCGCCTTCTCCGCGCCGAGCCGGCGCTCGAGCCCGTCGAGCAGCGCGAGCAGCGTCGCGCGGCTCGTCTCGGGCAGCAGGTCGATGGTCGCGTCCTGCGGCAGCACCGCGAGCGCGCGACGAGCACGGTTCACGTGGTGACGCGCGCGCGCGGCGTCGCCGAGGCGTGCGTGGGCGCGCGCGGCGACGATCGCCGCATCGACACGACCGGGATCGAGCACCAACGCGCGCTCTGCCGCGCGCGCCGCGTCCTCCGAGCGATCGAGGCTCTCGAGCAGCATCGCGCGCAGCGCGAGCGGTCGCGCCTCGGCGTCCAGCTGCGCGAGCCGCGCGAGCGCGGACTCCACGTCACCGCGATCGGCGAGCGCGATCGCCTCCGCGACGGCGTCGGTCGCGCGCTGCGGCGCGGCCGCGGGCGCCACCGGCGCGACACGACGCGGTGGAGGCAGCGGCGCGGCACGTCGCGCGGCGGGCCCGACCGGCGCGCTCTCGACGCGCTGCACCCGCTCGGGCTCACCGGCGCGCGGGCGCACCAGCACGTTGCCCCCGAGGTCGATGCGGGCCCAGCTCGCGATCTCGTGCGGCAGCAGCGGCTCCGCGCCGCCGAGCACGAGCGCGCCGCCCTCCTCGAGCGCGCCCGCGAGCTGCAGCAGCACGCGCCGCGCGACCTCGGGCTCGAGGTACATCAGCACGTTGCGACAGAACACGACGTCCCATCGCCCTTGCGGCATCGACGCGCCGCTCGCGAGATGGACGAGGTTGAGCCGCTCGAACCCCACGACCCCGCGCAGCGAGTCGTGCACGCGATAGCCCTCGCCCGCCCGCTCGAGCCAGCGATCGCGCAGATCGTCGGGCACGTGACGCAGGCTCCAGCTCCGGTACCCCCCGGCGCGCGCCCGCGCGAGCGCGTTCGGATCGAGATCGGTTCCGAGCACCTCCACGCGCGACGCGCTCGCGCCGGGCACCGAGAGCGCCATCGCCGCGAGCGACCACGCCTCCTCGCCCGACGCGCACGCGCACGACCAGATCCGCGCGCGCCCCCGCGCCGCGAGCGCCTCGGGCACGAAGCGATCGCGCACCATCGCGACGCGCGGCAGGTCGCGGAAGAACCACGTCTCACCGACCACCGCGGCCGAGAGCAGCGCGTCGACCGCCTCGCGATCCCCGGCGCTCGCACGCGCCACCAGCGTGCTCGCATCGCTCGCGCCCACCGTGCTCGCCGCCCGCTGCGCGGCGTCCGCGAGGCGCGGCTCGAGCCCCTCGTCGAACACGAGCCCGGCCTCGCGCGCGAGCA is a window encoding:
- a CDS encoding hybrid sensor histidine kinase/response regulator gives rise to the protein MKVLLVEDSRTQARRFQSALERAGMRVMVRHDGAEGLRAALEDPPDVVVSDVLMPELDGWELCLALRDDPRTASLPIVLMTSLTDPDDVLRALAAGADGYVGKPFEDAVLVDRVQRVLAQRETPLASIEIHGRSLPIRASRETILGVLTCALEDAASRHAEVSASRERLEQAKGQQDEMIGVVAHELRTPLNVLSLRAGLEAAGHVTSSVSGRAPLPPLAELVARNVRAMSAIVDDLLDVARIESGAIRVTPRVGDLGALAREVASRFAVVSARHPVEVHVAESVEAVFDAARVEQVLANLLSNAIKYSPNGGRVDVRVSVDEGRALVEVEDEGIGVPEAAAERLFGRYVRAPGSERVAKGVGLGLYICRRLVDLQGGRIGVSRREPQGSRFWFTLPLAR
- a CDS encoding HAMP domain-containing methyl-accepting chemotaxis protein, encoding MRGTVGTKILGSFAVVMAFTLALAAYGAYRDAELRDTLELLQVRGLEAMRAAGRASMLAERIRSRHFMHAATESPVELADIERQMNEFDRDLDSALRDLDRALEGGELRQRLPRIREAITAWRAARANVFLPASRTQDTPAAIALMLREVSPHYLRAIDDLERLVDDTAALADARYETARATLETSRTITFAAAIIDALLAILLGVWLTNDIARRVRDVAAAARAVTSGDLSRRANVTGRDEISDLASAFDTMAETIERKVSSEQASARTQRDEKDALARAVARYGSFVGSIARGDLTQKVHAEGDGDLAALGRDLGTMGDALRRMTGGVAEAVGALSSATAELMATAQEQSASAAEAAAAVTETVSTVDELTQTSRTSSDRAREVADAARRSVDASDAGRIAVDGSITAMERVQAQMSAIAERILGLSEQAQRVGQIVAAVGDLAEQSNLLALNAAIEAARAGEHGRSFAVVAQEVRSLAEQSKRATVQVRGILAEIEKSTTQAVLVTEQGGKAASEAMRTVHEAGQRIEQLASVIAESAGAGQQIATTAQQQVTGVSQIAQAMHSINQAATQSVEATRQTERAARDLGALSDRLRSAIAQYRT
- a CDS encoding hybrid sensor histidine kinase/response regulator; protein product: MSTELLAIFRDELEDVLGAIEVSLERLERGDARAALEIRRAFHTLKGAAHAVGESAVERACADAEARVAASAGDPASVATIARGALPALHARLAAISGRREPGPAQRDEAPEPAPPDADTVRIASARVDALLAAADDLGSSLLEARSVDRLEQLRASLDALRGLVEPLATGAEERDDARRRARGATSAAREALALAEAALRETRSASAVLDRAFGALSAELRAVRIAPFAGLAPGLERAAIEAAATLGKEVVVAFSGGEVELDRRTRDELREPLLHLVRNAVDHGIEAPDVRRRAGKPSAGRIAIESAIVAGEVQVDVVDDGAGIDLDAVLARARQLGLADADALAADPLALLFEPGLSTRAHAGPISGRGIGLDVVRDRVRRLHGGVHVETQRDAGTRVRMRVPLSSGALRVVHARVRHVDVLIPSTSIERVRHVAPGEAITIEGRLHLPDGRAAIPMARLDGTLGLGDADGEVGLSWLVVSAGARRVALGVDALVGEIEVVARALGGRVRRVAGVSGTAVLEGGRVALLADVDALARLAVPMRASPEVAPSAVRRVLVVDDSVTTRALQRALLESAGYAVAVAGDGREALDVLAEQRFDAVVTDLEMPLLDGLELLERIRALPRTRSLPVIVVTAVDRETDRRRALELGASAYVLKRDFDRERLLATLEDLL
- a CDS encoding chemotaxis protein CheW; this translates as MSEDLEEELARRALEIARPAAPLVRERRAALLLVVGTDRVLLPAEAARAVAPLAHLTPIPFAEPHVAGLTARRGRAIPVFHLRVLLGLPLSQLPETSRVIVLDAPGEPALAVDAIGDDDLPDDEALRPPPETMAAASRALVRGTTEDGRLVLDVTALISSPRLTIDVGPRAARR
- a CDS encoding CheR family methyltransferase, translated to MIARRARLDPATRVALEQMLAREAGLVFDEGLEPRLADAAQRAASTVGASDASTLVARASAGDREAVDALLSAAVVGETWFFRDLPRVAMVRDRFVPEALAARGRARIWSCACASGEEAWSLAAMALSVPGASASRVEVLGTDLDPNALARARAGGYRSWSLRHVPDDLRDRWLERAGEGYRVHDSLRGVVGFERLNLVHLASGASMPQGRWDVVFCRNVLMYLEPEVARRVLLQLAGALEEGGALVLGGAEPLLPHEIASWARIDLGGNVLVRPRAGEPERVQRVESAPVGPAARRAAPLPPPRRVAPVAPAAAPQRATDAVAEAIALADRGDVESALARLAQLDAEARPLALRAMLLESLDRSEDAARAAERALVLDPGRVDAAIVAARAHARLGDAARARHHVNRARRALAVLPQDATIDLLPETSRATLLALLDGLERRLGAEKAT
- a CDS encoding chemotaxis protein CheB, yielding MPPPSTLPTRVLIVHDSPTVRASLRRTLASDPQLRVIGELESAQSLVDAVGRLAPDVVVMDVVMPEVDGYQATRALMASRPTPIVLVSQVVDPSDASVALEAIRAGALAIVDPPPPPADAARSFRRESFLALVRSAANAHPSRASASHGAPIARVRSMRRAARVIGIVASAGGPAALSSLLEQLPQRGFPPLLVVQHLAKGFSDGLARWLAASGHPVSVGGAGERPEQGHVYVAPDDRHLGLTSDARIAISDEPPVGLFRPSGTWMLRSLARTLGADAGAVVLTGMGDDGAAGARVLRDRGGEIVAQDEASSVVFGMPQATIACGAANEVLSLRAIAQWIVDKRGGEP